A genomic segment from Candidatus Krumholzibacteriota bacterium encodes:
- the glnA gene encoding type I glutamate--ammonia ligase → MVTRFQIKRNHAAARRLAIFSSIAQLKRTIGARDIRHIDLKFTDLFGRWHHLTLPASGVGKTLFTNGLGFDGSNFPGMKSLEAGDLSLVPDIATGFVDPFREEPTISFLCRIVEADTKKAFSRDPRGIAEHAETYLRSTRIADRSMWGPEFEYYIFDEVAMGDTNLGLGYEISPAEGDGDGRVGLLPFGGYHALPPGDSLADIRDRTVTLLEDAGVRVIYHHHEVGGHGQVEIETAFDTLTRSADISMMVRYFARMTAHQAGKTATFMPKPVHGEAGSGMHFHQHLFKSGKPLFWDAKGYGGLSVLARRYVAGLLVHAPALLALTNPSTNSYKRLIPGFEAPVHSFYSLANRSAAIRIPKYANSPASKRIEFRPPDATCNSYLAMAAQLMAGIDGIRRKLDPGKLGFGPYDVNMFDMDPEERGRIAALPGSLEEALDALEADHGFLLAGDVFSAELVADWIRLKRERDVMAVRNRTHPLEIKMYLDC, encoded by the coding sequence ATGGTTACGCGCTTTCAGATAAAGCGTAATCACGCTGCCGCAAGGAGGTTGGCCATCTTTTCCTCGATCGCGCAACTCAAGCGGACGATCGGCGCCCGCGACATCAGGCATATCGACCTCAAGTTCACCGATCTCTTCGGCCGTTGGCATCACCTGACCCTTCCCGCCTCCGGTGTCGGCAAAACGCTCTTCACGAACGGCCTCGGCTTCGATGGCTCGAATTTCCCCGGCATGAAGAGCCTCGAGGCGGGCGACCTCTCGCTCGTCCCCGACATCGCGACGGGATTCGTCGATCCCTTCCGGGAAGAGCCGACGATCTCCTTCCTCTGCCGCATTGTCGAGGCCGATACGAAAAAGGCGTTCTCGCGCGATCCGCGGGGCATCGCGGAACATGCGGAAACCTACCTCCGCTCGACCCGCATCGCCGACCGCTCCATGTGGGGGCCCGAATTCGAGTACTACATCTTCGACGAGGTCGCCATGGGCGACACGAACCTCGGCCTCGGCTACGAGATCTCGCCGGCCGAGGGGGACGGCGACGGCCGCGTCGGCCTGTTGCCCTTCGGCGGCTACCACGCCCTTCCCCCGGGAGACAGCCTCGCCGATATCCGCGACCGCACGGTCACCCTGCTCGAGGATGCCGGGGTCCGCGTGATCTATCACCATCACGAGGTGGGCGGCCACGGGCAGGTCGAGATAGAGACCGCGTTCGACACGCTCACGCGCTCGGCCGACATCTCGATGATGGTGCGGTACTTCGCGCGCATGACGGCGCACCAGGCGGGAAAGACGGCCACGTTCATGCCGAAACCGGTCCACGGCGAGGCGGGAAGCGGCATGCATTTCCACCAGCACCTCTTCAAGTCCGGCAAGCCGCTCTTCTGGGACGCGAAGGGGTACGGCGGCCTCAGCGTGCTCGCCCGCCGCTACGTCGCAGGGCTGCTCGTCCACGCCCCGGCGCTGCTCGCCCTGACCAACCCCTCGACGAATTCCTACAAGCGGCTCATTCCGGGTTTCGAGGCGCCGGTACACTCCTTCTACTCGCTGGCGAACCGTTCGGCGGCGATCCGGATACCGAAGTACGCCAACAGCCCCGCCTCCAAGCGGATCGAGTTCCGTCCCCCGGACGCGACGTGCAACAGCTACCTCGCGATGGCCGCGCAGCTGATGGCGGGGATCGACGGCATCCGCCGGAAACTCGATCCCGGAAAACTCGGCTTCGGCCCCTACGACGTGAACATGTTCGACATGGACCCGGAGGAACGCGGCCGCATCGCCGCCCTTCCCGGCTCCCTCGAGGAGGCGCTGGACGCCCTCGAGGCCGACCACGGGTTCCTGCTCGCCGGCGACGTCTTCAGCGCCGAACTCGTCGCCGACTGGATCCGCCTGAAACGCGAGCGCGACGTGATGGCGGTGCGCAACCGCACGCATCCGCTCGAGATCAAGATGTACCTCGACTGCTGA